The genomic DNA AAAGAAATAAAAAAACGGAAAAGTACAAATAGCGTTATATAGGCACCTACGAGAGCCGCGCTCCCCGCGTTTCGCCTTGCGAACCGAAACTTTCGCAGGCTATCCTTCAATTCCTGTGGAATTTCGACGATCTGAGACTGGTTACAGGCCGTAGCTCTCAATACTACTTCGTTGTGCCAGCGAACATAAACAGCTCACCATTATCCTATTACTCTATATCTACGTGTTAGACGCTCAAGCACGGTCTGGATGGTGGTCGAGATCAGGGTAGATGGCATATCATGAGGTAAGAACCATCCATATCCAGGATCCCCAGTCACGTGCGACTCGGGCCTCGCCCTTCCATTCATTTCTCAGGGCTAAAACCATGTCAGTGCATCTATTAATTCGTTTGTTGTGCGCAGGACAGAGTTCTGAGGCGTCGTATCTAGTAGATTTCTCCTGCATATCGATTATTATGGCCCCACCCACACAGCCGGCCGGCTCAAAATCGATTGCCCAAATCCTCACAGATGCGCGCTCACGCCTTGACCGTGTATCTCCAGAGCTTGCACAAGAGGCAAATCGTGTTCGGGGCGCTCTTTTAATAGATATCAGGCCCGAAGCCCAGCGGAAGCACTCTGGTGAAATTCCTGGAGCCTTAATAATTGAGCGTAACGTCCTTGAATGGAGGCTCGACCCTCAGTCGGACGCTCACTTAAGAAACGTGGCTGGTGTGGGAACATACGAAGTAGAGCCTATTATCTTCTGCCAAGAAGGCTACACTAGCAGCCTCGCTGCGGCGTCGCTGAAGGATTTGGGGCTTTCAAAGGCCACTGACCTCAATGGAGGATTCAAAGCCTGGAAAGAAGCCGGCCTCCCTACCACCGGGGGCAGTGTGCCAGGCTGAGTATTTAAGTATCAGTAATACTTAATGTCTCCCAGTTGTAAGAATAATTGTAAATCAATATTCTGACATGTGCTCTGGTTGTCATGAACTTGAATCTATCCGCACGCCATTTGAACTTAACCTCACTTCCTATCAACTACGAGATAAATGAGTTACCTAGCTTGGAAGATATCTTAATTCGcatatgcatatgcatgTGCATATACTAACAATTTTTTAATTGTTTCTTTGGTAGCCACAGTTCACTTGCATCAGTGTAAAGGGCCAGAGTCCATGTGTT from Rhizoctonia solani chromosome 16, complete sequence includes the following:
- a CDS encoding Rhodanese domain-containing protein — its product is MAPPTQPAGSKSIAQILTDARSRLDRVSPELAQEANRVRGALLIDIRPEAQRKHSGEIPGALIIERNVLEWRLDPQSDAHLRNVAGVGTYEVEPIIFCQEGYTSSLAAASLKDLGLSKATDLNGGFKAWKEAGLPTTGGSVPG